The cyanobiont of Ornithocercus magnificus genome contains the following window.
CCTCTTCGGGGATGCTTAACAGTATGGGTAATAGCAGTCAGTAAAAGTTTGGATATGCTAAGCCATGACATCGAGGCTTTTTGAGAGTTAACTAGTTAGTATTTATTCTATGACTAGGTTCAACCAAAAGTACGCCCATTCCAGCCCCAAGAGGATGCAGGCACGTCATCAAAGCCAATATAAATGCGTTCTTTCATTACGCCTGTTGCCTTCTGGACTAGTGTGCAAAAACGGCTACTCATTACAGAAGGCTTGAGTGCACCAATCGATTTGATCTCTATATAAGCGCAGGGATCACTACTTCCAGCAAACGTCATTGGCAACCCAACTTCTAGTAGAGTCATAACGTAAGCTTCAGGTTTCC
Protein-coding sequences here:
- a CDS encoding light-inducible protein, whose protein sequence is MPLISLRTNLSAIEGSEGLLKALSLELAEATGKPEAYVMTLLEVGLPMTFAGSSDPCAYIEIKSIGALKPSVMSSRFCTLVQKATGVMKERIYIGFDDVPASSWGWNGRTFG